Proteins co-encoded in one Xiphophorus couchianus chromosome 16, X_couchianus-1.0, whole genome shotgun sequence genomic window:
- the ppp1r27a gene encoding protein phosphatase 1 regulatory subunit 27, translating to MKYNYPTPVSTYTRSSQYTPVYHSPSYCSPSHYTPTSTYAAVSKYSPTTQSSTYYSPSLYTSTYKAASTYVPSYSKVSRYTSTRRTQAKESPAPVIPVAPAKRTVHFPNDIIFQDIVRRGDLDQIGRFMRARKVRVDTLFHSGMAALHEAVLSGNLEVVKLLIKYGADVHQRDEDGWTPLHMACSDGYPEIARYLLSMGASTEAENESGEKPADLIDPDCKDLAKLFETGCV from the exons ATGAAGTACAACTACCCAACACCGGTGTCCACCTACACACGAAGTTCACAGTACACACCAGTGTACCACTCACCTTCCTACTGCAGCCCCTCGCATTACACGCCGACATCCACGTATGCCGCTGTATCAAAGTACAGCCCAACGACACAGAGTAGCACTTATTACTCCCCGTCACTTTACACGTCCACCTACAAAGCTGCATCGACGTACGTCCCTTCATACAGCAAGGTTTCAAGGTATACCTCAACACGTCGCACTCAAGCAAAGGAAAGCCCTGCACCTGTAATACCGGTGGCACCTGCAAAGAGGACTGTGCACTTCCCCAACGACATCATCTTCCAGGACATCGTCAGGCGAGGGGATCTGGATCAAATCGGACGCTTCATGAGAGCAAGGAAGGTCCGCGTGGACACACTGTTCCACTCTG GTATGGCTGCTCTGCATGAAGCCGTGCTATCGGGAAACCTGGAGGTGGTGAAGCTCCTGATTAAATACGGCGCTGATGTCCACCAGAGAGACGAGGACGGCTGGACACCACTGCACATGGCCTGCAGTGACGGCTACCCAGAAATTGCCAG GTATCTCCTGTCAATGGGAGCAAGCACAGAAGCGGAGAATGAAAGCGGAGAAAAGCCTGCAGACCTCATTGACCCAGACTGCAAAGATCTGGCTAAACTGTTTGAGACAGGCTGTGTGTGA